Proteins encoded by one window of Leopardus geoffroyi isolate Oge1 chromosome X, O.geoffroyi_Oge1_pat1.0, whole genome shotgun sequence:
- the LOC123595223 gene encoding transcription factor SPT20 homolog: MQQALERALDRAEYVIASAQQRPPERKGSASGGASLDEKLYDLYVEECGKEPEATEELRSNVNLLEKLLRRESLPCLVVNLYPGKEGYSLMLEGENGSYSETIRLPYEEGELLEYLDAEQLPPALVDLLEKSQVNFFHSGCVIAQVRDYRQCSREPPGYASRHVLLRPTMQTLACDVQSMTSDDQTWTQEDRLLLESQLILATAEPLCLDPSVSVACTANRLLYNKQKMNTGPMKRSFKRYSAPSLNRQQELSHRPPPPELRVWASCKKIRERQAGPQHDLKISKAGNCVDMWKQRPCDLAVPSGVDVQKYARGKKSARYDGSPPTAWPAHKVEGDSVLGYEAGGESQIAQLTSVQPPNDPPLSGRRRPCKEARREGQGSPPHSSTDDRPDSVRPGSKTDAGTEAIRSAVLVQRKAKGPAAASHGSSGPASLSQPPPGKETAQPETVSVWSSVLGKGVSHPPLRFRLSWSSGGTRSGNSFIPVEASGFFKSPAPAPAPAPQPPSLSQNSSVDVNRVSMFPAAALSSSSSPQGTLAPPVTANSQQPSAGATRGSTLPAATLSTAGSSQTTLAPPVTANSQQSPVRVIRVSMLPAATPSTAGSSQTTLAARVTANSQQSSAEVTRGSPFPAATPSTTGSSQTTLAARVTANSQQSSAGATRGSTRPAATPSTAGSSQTTLAPPVTASSQKPSAKQVIQVSMLPAATLPTTGSSQRSLALPVTAHSQQSSAEVTRGSPFPAATPSTASSSQTTLAAPVTANSQQSSAGATRGSKLPAATLSTAGSSQTTLAPPVTASCQKPSAKQVTQVSMLPAATLSTTGSSQTTLVPLVTANSQQSPVRVIRVSMLPAATRPTAGSSQTTLAAPVTANSQQSSAGATRVSMLPAATLSTAGSSQTTLAPPVTASSQKPFAKQVTQLSMLPEATLPTTGSSQRSLATQVTARSPGPNIIQLAGPVCGAQPLARGSSPGQGSTAGATDPAGIQPGSLPSGARPPNAVRTAAQAASPVRVRFFFKNASGLKPVTLLELPQGSPPLNAQQQPEQRLYRLIPQEQLQQASASGPWQPVPRGPGARGPAPPETASPAQQAFVLNLLGQGRGRGRGQGQGQGSLLQPQAAVLSLLGCAAENQARAGPSGPRHTLQLSPASQPWPQQQAQQHRILQHPVAVTTVATQTAQPSWGQRAASQSKGEKNRGPPSPPRS; this comes from the coding sequence ATGCAGCAGGCTTTAGAACGAGCTCTGGACCGTGCGGAGTATGTCATTGCCAGTGCCCAGCAGAGGCCTCCTGAAAGGAAAGGCTCAGCGAGTGGGGGAGCATCTCTGGATGAAAAACTTTATGACCTGTATGTGGAAGAATGCGGGAAAGAGCCTGAGGCTACGGAGGAATTAAGAAGCAACGTGAACTTGTTGGAGAAGCTCCTGAGGAGAGAGTCGTTGCCGTGCTTAGTGGTCAACCTATACCCAGGAAAGGAGGGATATTCGCTGATGCTCGAGGGCGAAAATGGATCCTATTCGGAGACCATTCGACTGCCTTACGAAGAAGGGGAGTTGCTCGAATACCTGGATGCTGAACAATTACCTCCTGCTCTGGTGGATCTCCTGGAAAAATCTCAGGTTAACTTTTTTCACTCTGGGTGTGTCATAGCCCAGGTACGGGACTACAGGCAGTGCAGTCGGGAACCTCCCGGCTACGCGAGCAGGCATGTTCTCCTGCGGCCAACGATGCAGACGTTAGCCTGCGACGTGCAGTCCATGACCAGCGATGACCAGACCTGGACCCAGGAAGACAGGCTTTTGCTGGAGAGCCAGCTGATCTTAGCCACGGCCGAACCGCTGTGTCTTGATCCTTCTGTATCAGTAGCCTGCACTGCAAACAGGCTGCTCTATAACAAGCAAAAGATGAACACTGGCCCCATGAAAAGGAGCTTCAAGAGGTATTCTGCACCCTCCCTGAACCGGCAGCAGGAGCTGTCTCATCGTCCACCTCCTCCTGAGCTGAGAGTATGGGCCTCTTgcaagaaaatcagagaaaggcaagcGGGTCCGCAGCACGACCTCAAAATTTCTAAAGCGGGGAACTGCGTCGATATGTGGAAACAGAGACCCTGTGACTTGGCCGTACCTTCCGGAGTGGACGTGCAGAAATACGCCAGGGGGAAGAAGTCCGCCAGATACGATGGCTCGCCACCGACGGCCTGGCCAGCCCACAAGGTAGAAGGTGATTCCGTATTGGGCTATGAAGCTGGCGGTGAGTCTCAGATAGCGCAGCTGACTTCCGTGCAGCCGCCGAATGACCCACCTTTGTCTGGAAGAAGAAGGCCCTGCAAAGAAGCCAGACGTGAGGGACAGGGGTCTCCTCCGCACTCCTCCACAGACGATCGTCCAGACAGTGTCCGGCCTGGCTCAAAGACGGATGCTGGGACGGAAGCCATTCGGTCAGCTGTCTTGGTCCAGCGCAAGGCCAAGGGTCCCGCCGCCGCGTCACACGGCTCCAGTGGCCCAGCCAGCCTCAGCCAGCCGCCTCCCGGGAAAGAAACAGCACAGCCTGAGACGGTGTCGGTTTGGTCTTCAGTCCTGGGGAAGGGAGTCAGCCATCCACCTCTACGCTTCAGACTTTCCTGGAGCTCAGGAGGGACTCGGTCAGGCAACAGTTTCATCCCAGTGGAGGCGAGCGGCTTCTTTAAATCTCCAGCTCCTGCTCCCGCTCCTGCTCCTCAGCCCCCGAGTCTTTCCCAGAATTCGTCTGTGGACGTGAATCGAGTGAGCATGTTTCCCGCAGCCGCCCTGTCCAGCAGCAGCTCGCCACAAGGAACCCTGGCCCCCCCGGTCACGGCCAACTCCCAGCAGCCCTCTGCGGGAGCGACTCGAGGTAGCACGCTTCCTGCGGCCACACTGTCCACCGCCGGCTCATCACAGACAACCCTGGCCCCCCCGGTCACGGCCAACTCCCAGCAATCCCCTGTGAGAGTGATTCGAGTTAGCATGCTTCCTGCAGCCACACCGTCCACCGCCGGCTCATCACAGACAACCCTGGCCGCCCGGGTCACGGCCAACTCCCAGCAGTCCTCTGCGGAAGTGACTCGAGGTAGCCCGTTTCCTGCAGCCACACCGTCCACCACCGGCTCATCACAGACAACCCTGGCCGCCCGGGTCACGGCCAACTCCCAGCAGTCCTCTGCGGGAGCGACTCGAGGCAGCACGCGTCCTGCAGCCACACCGTCCACCGCCGGCTCATCACAGACAACCCTGGCCCCCCCGGTCACGGCCAGCTCCCAGAAGCCCTCTGCGAAACAGGTGATTCAAGTTAGCATGCTTCCCGCAGCCACCCTACCCACTACCGGCTCATCACAAAGAAGCCTGGCCCTCCCGGTCACGGCCCACTCCCAGCAGTCCTCTGCGGAAGTGACTCGAGGTAGCCCGTTTCCTGCAGCCACACCATCCACCGCCAGCTCATCACAGACAACCCTGGCCGCCCCGGTCACGGCCAACTCCCAGCAGTCCTCTGCGGGAGCGACTCGAGGTAGCAAGCTTCCTGCAGCCACACTGTCCACCGCCGGCTCATCACAGACAACCCTGGCCCCCCCGGTCACGGCCAGCTGCCAGAAGCCCTCTGCGAAACAGGTGACTCAAGTTAGCATGCTTCCCGCGGCCACCCTCTCCACTACCGGCTCATCACAGACAACCCTGGTCCCCCTGGTCACGGCCAACTCCCAGCAATCCCCTGTGAGAGTGATTCGAGTTAGCATGCTTCCTGCAGCCACACGGCCCACCGCCGGCTCATCACAGACAACGCTGGCCGCCCCAGTCACGGCCAACTCCCAGCAGTCCTCCGCGGGAGCCACTCGAGTTAGCATGCTTCCTGCAGCCACACTGTCCACCGCCGGCTCATCACAGACAACCCTGGCCCCCCCGGTCACGGCCAGCTCCCAGAAACCCTTTGCGAAACAGGTGACTCAACTTAGCATGCTTCCCGAGGCCACCCTACCCACTACCGGCTCATCACAAAGAAGCCTGGCCACCCAGGTCACGGCCCGCTCCCCTGGCCCCAACATCATCCAGCTGGCGGGCCCGGTCTGTGGAGCCCAGCCTTTGGCGAGGGGTTCCAGCCCCGGGCAGGGCTCTACCGCTGGGGCCACAGATCCTGCGGGAATCCAGCCCGGCAGCCTGCCCTCGGGAGCTCGGCCACCAAATGCAGTGCGCACTGCAGCACAGGCTGCGTCTCCAGTCCgcgttcgttttttttttaaaaacgcttCAGGCCTCAAGCCGGTGACTCTGCTGGAGCTTCCGCAAGGTTCGCCCCCTTTGAACGCCCAGCAGCAGCCAGAGCAGCGGCTCTATCGGTTGATTCCACAGGAACAACTTCAGCAAGCCTCCGCTTCTGGTCCTTGGCAGCCAGTGCCACGGGGTCCCGGTGCCCGAGGCCCAGCCCCTCCAGAGACGGCCTCACCTGCTCAGCAAGCCTTTGTCCTGAACCTCCTGGGACAGGGACGGGGCCGGGGacggggacagggacagggacaggggagTTTGCTGCAGCCCCAGGCAGCTGTGTTGTCTCTGCTTGGCTGTGCTGCAGAGAACCAGGCAAGAGCCGGGCCGAGCGGCCCTCGGCACACGCTGCAGCTGTCCCCTGCCTCGCAGCCGTGGCCACAGCAGCAGGCGCAACAGCATAGAATCTTGCAGCACCCGGTGGCCGTGACAACAGTAGCCACCCAGACGGCTCAGCCTTCTTGGGGCCAGCGGGCCGCAAGCCAGTCCAAAGGTGAAAAGAACAGAGGCCCGCCTTCCCCTCCCAGATCCTGA